One Mycolicibacterium goodii genomic region harbors:
- a CDS encoding ABC transporter ATP-binding protein: protein MTALLEVTDLVKHFPIKSGVVIDREVAKVRAVDGVSLTLHQGETLGLVGESGCGKSTLCRLILQLIQPTSGSVRFEGVELVGRSQRDLRPMRRQVQMIFQDPYASLNPRKRVGQIIGEPMELHGLTSGAQTGHRVRELMERVGLQAEHYNRYPHEFSGGQRQRIGIARALALQPKLIIADEPVSALDVSVQAQIINLLKDLQEEFGLSYLFVAHDLGVVRHVSDRVAVMYLGKIVETGHVDGLYRTPFHPYSSALLSAVPIPDPRRNAARERLVLEGDVPSPIDPPSGCSFHTRCPWCTEICKDQTPALLDLAPGHAAACYHPRNVETTSPQAALP, encoded by the coding sequence GTGACCGCGCTGCTGGAAGTGACCGATCTGGTCAAACATTTCCCGATCAAATCCGGGGTCGTCATCGACCGGGAGGTCGCGAAGGTACGCGCGGTCGACGGGGTCAGCCTGACCCTGCACCAGGGCGAAACCCTGGGCCTGGTCGGCGAATCGGGCTGCGGAAAGTCGACCCTGTGCCGGCTGATCCTGCAGCTGATCCAGCCGACGTCGGGCTCGGTGCGGTTCGAGGGAGTCGAACTCGTCGGACGGTCGCAACGCGACCTGCGGCCGATGCGCCGTCAGGTGCAGATGATCTTCCAGGACCCGTACGCCTCGCTGAACCCCCGTAAGCGGGTCGGGCAGATCATCGGTGAGCCGATGGAACTGCACGGCCTGACCTCGGGGGCGCAGACCGGCCACAGGGTCCGCGAATTGATGGAACGCGTCGGCCTGCAGGCCGAGCACTACAACCGCTACCCGCACGAGTTCTCCGGCGGGCAGCGCCAACGAATCGGCATCGCGAGAGCCCTTGCCCTGCAACCCAAGCTGATCATCGCCGACGAACCCGTGTCCGCGCTGGACGTTTCGGTGCAGGCCCAGATCATCAATCTTCTGAAGGATCTGCAGGAGGAGTTCGGGCTGTCGTACCTGTTCGTCGCACACGACCTGGGTGTCGTGCGCCACGTGTCGGACCGGGTCGCGGTGATGTACCTCGGCAAGATCGTCGAGACGGGCCACGTGGACGGCCTGTACCGCACACCGTTCCATCCGTATTCGAGTGCGCTGCTGTCCGCGGTGCCGATCCCCGATCCCCGCCGCAACGCGGCGCGCGAACGCCTGGTTCTCGAGGGCGACGTGCCGAGCCCGATCGACCCGCCGTCGGGGTGCAGCTTCCACACGCGGTGCCCGTGGTGCACCGAGATCTGCAAGGACCAGACCCCGGCACTGCTCGATCTGGCGCCCGGGCATGCCGCCGCGTGCTATCACCCACGCAACGTGGAGACGACGAGCCCGCAGGCCGCGCTTCCCTGA
- a CDS encoding Hsp70 family protein, with protein MSDPLGLSIGTTNLVAARVGNQPEIRRSVLTLSADRTPQVGVPESGGGVTLTGFVERVGDPVPLVAPDGASYPADTLLVEALDAMVEAAGGPSQQLAIAVPAYWGPTTLRALRHALRTNPNLSRDGMPARLVPDAVASLTALRVNPGLPTGGVVALLDFGGSGTSITLADAASGFEPIDETTRYPDFSGDQIDQALLTHVLDGISQAGAIDPAGTAAVGSLARLRQDCRAAKERLSAHTATDLPVDLPGYSATIRVTRDELEMLMRQPFAGVLDALDSSLERNGFSWSAVSAVVTIGGGASIPLITQRLSEHSRAVLVTTPQPALDAAVGAALVASGVTASGVADAEAMTGAAPTLGVAAVSDVATASAPAVDVTPDQEGSSTFRALAWSEDEPADDVVPYAGPDVGNPYAANPYAGDTSARPSVQYVPPTGPIEQPESGWKRLPLTVFGIAVASVLVAIGGVTYVLTSSTSTTPTTEVRTAEPKPLTPEPEPSAVAPPPPVTEAPPPPPPPVTEAPPPPPPPVTETHVVTRTTTAPTTTTTTQPTTTTTTTTTTTTTTTTTTTTTTPTTTTPTTTTNPMTTTYITVPFVPVPIPIQVPSQQQPQPQYPPQYPQNPQYPQYPQSPFQPYP; from the coding sequence ATGAGCGACCCGTTGGGGTTGTCGATCGGGACCACCAACTTGGTTGCGGCGCGCGTCGGCAATCAGCCCGAGATCCGGCGATCCGTGTTGACCTTGTCGGCAGACCGGACGCCGCAAGTCGGCGTGCCGGAATCCGGGGGCGGGGTCACCCTCACCGGATTCGTCGAGCGTGTCGGCGACCCGGTGCCGCTGGTGGCACCCGACGGTGCGTCATATCCTGCCGACACCCTGTTGGTCGAGGCGCTCGACGCCATGGTGGAGGCGGCGGGCGGACCATCGCAGCAGTTGGCCATCGCGGTTCCCGCGTACTGGGGGCCCACCACGCTGCGAGCCCTGCGGCACGCGCTGCGGACCAACCCGAATCTGTCCCGCGACGGCATGCCCGCGCGCCTGGTGCCCGACGCGGTGGCGTCTTTGACTGCGCTCCGGGTCAACCCGGGTCTACCCACGGGTGGGGTGGTGGCCCTGCTCGATTTCGGAGGCAGCGGAACCAGCATCACGCTGGCCGATGCTGCCTCGGGTTTCGAACCGATCGACGAGACCACGCGCTACCCGGATTTCTCCGGAGACCAGATCGACCAGGCACTGCTGACGCACGTGCTCGACGGCATCTCCCAGGCAGGCGCGATCGACCCGGCAGGCACCGCGGCGGTCGGGTCGCTGGCACGCCTGCGGCAGGACTGCCGCGCCGCCAAGGAACGCCTCTCGGCGCACACCGCAACCGACCTGCCCGTGGACCTGCCGGGGTACTCGGCCACGATCCGCGTGACCCGCGACGAACTCGAGATGTTGATGCGGCAACCCTTCGCAGGGGTGCTCGACGCACTCGACAGTTCCTTGGAGCGCAACGGGTTCAGTTGGTCGGCGGTGTCGGCCGTCGTGACGATCGGCGGGGGTGCGAGCATTCCGCTGATCACCCAACGGCTTTCGGAGCACTCACGTGCGGTGCTGGTCACCACGCCGCAGCCCGCCCTCGACGCCGCGGTCGGTGCTGCGCTGGTGGCCTCCGGGGTCACCGCATCGGGTGTGGCAGACGCGGAGGCGATGACCGGTGCCGCACCCACACTCGGTGTCGCGGCCGTGTCCGACGTGGCCACCGCGAGCGCCCCTGCGGTCGATGTGACGCCGGATCAGGAGGGCTCGTCCACGTTCCGCGCACTGGCGTGGTCGGAGGACGAGCCCGCTGACGACGTCGTGCCCTATGCGGGGCCCGATGTGGGCAACCCGTATGCCGCCAACCCTTACGCCGGTGACACGTCGGCGAGGCCCTCGGTGCAGTACGTGCCGCCCACCGGCCCGATCGAGCAGCCCGAGAGCGGGTGGAAACGTCTGCCACTCACCGTGTTCGGGATCGCCGTGGCGTCGGTCCTGGTGGCCATCGGTGGAGTGACGTACGTGCTCACGAGTTCGACCAGCACCACCCCGACCACCGAGGTGCGTACCGCCGAACCCAAACCTCTGACACCCGAACCGGAACCGAGCGCGGTCGCGCCCCCGCCACCGGTGACCGAGGCGCCCCCGCCGCCACCACCGCCGGTCACCGAGGCACCGCCACCGCCGCCACCGCCGGTCACCGAGACGCACGTCGTCACCCGGACCACGACGGCGCCCACCACCACGACGACAACACAGCCGACCACGACGACAACCACCACCACAACCACGACCACGACGACAACCACCACCACAACCACGACCACGCCGACGACGACGACACCGACGACGACCACCAACCCGATGACGACCACGTACATCACGGTGCCGTTCGTGCCGGTGCCGATCCCGATCCAGGTGCCGAGTCAGCAGCAGCCCCAACCGCAGTACCCGCCTCAATACCCCCAGAACCCGCAGTACCCGCAGTACCCGCAGAGCCCGTTCCAGCCGTATCCCTGA
- a CDS encoding glycoside hydrolase family 16 protein — protein sequence MDRRSVMFMMGLGVAAAALPVGTAGADPLIGDNPAGPGPADPAAAAEPTFLFQDEFNGPAGSPPDPRWWHLVPARETIKNPVEWDKPFNMGRYVTDQEHVFQDGKGNMVIRATRGPGTTIQEKYASAKVVGLWRGGIGTTWEARVKLNCLTDGAWPAFWVLNDDPVRGGEVDLVEWYGNRDWPSGTTVHARLDGTSFATNPHPVDSDWHTWRMSWKPEGMYFWKDYAPGMEPFFQVPANSLQDWPFNDPGYTMVPVFNIAVGGSGGREPAGGTYPAEMLVDWIRVFQG from the coding sequence ATGGATCGTCGCAGTGTGATGTTCATGATGGGTCTGGGGGTGGCAGCCGCTGCACTTCCCGTCGGGACGGCCGGCGCCGACCCGCTCATCGGCGATAACCCGGCCGGTCCAGGACCGGCCGACCCCGCAGCAGCGGCGGAACCGACCTTCCTGTTCCAGGACGAGTTCAACGGGCCGGCGGGATCGCCACCGGATCCCAGGTGGTGGCATCTGGTGCCCGCCCGCGAGACCATCAAGAACCCCGTCGAATGGGACAAGCCGTTCAACATGGGGCGCTACGTCACCGACCAGGAGCACGTGTTCCAGGACGGCAAAGGCAACATGGTCATCCGCGCGACGCGGGGACCGGGCACGACCATCCAGGAGAAGTACGCCAGCGCCAAGGTGGTCGGTCTGTGGCGTGGCGGTATCGGCACCACGTGGGAGGCCCGCGTCAAGCTCAACTGCCTGACCGACGGAGCATGGCCGGCGTTCTGGGTGCTCAACGACGATCCCGTACGCGGCGGTGAAGTGGACCTCGTCGAGTGGTATGGAAACCGCGACTGGCCGTCGGGCACCACGGTGCACGCCCGCCTCGACGGCACGTCCTTCGCCACCAATCCGCACCCCGTCGACAGCGACTGGCACACGTGGCGCATGTCGTGGAAACCCGAGGGCATGTACTTCTGGAAGGACTATGCGCCCGGGATGGAGCCGTTCTTCCAAGTGCCCGCGAACTCGTTGCAGGACTGGCCGTTCAACGATCCCGGCTACACCATGGTGCCGGTTTTCAACATCGCCGTCGGCGGCTCTGGCGGGCGTGAACCCGCCGGAGGCACCTATCCGGCGGAGATGCTGGTGGATTGGATCCGGGTCTTCCAGGGGTGA
- a CDS encoding cupin domain-containing protein produces the protein MNRMHIAAAVALSTVVSAIAAAPAVATPPEGEVERTDLAEGTTTAPIWIVTAGQPTTLTVQSLVLKPGASSGWHAHPGPEHSVVNSGSVLLRTAPGCAPVTYGPKESVFIPAGTPHEVVNQATEDAEVLVTYTLPANVAARDDAPAMCP, from the coding sequence ATGAATCGCATGCACATCGCCGCTGCCGTCGCCCTGAGCACCGTTGTGTCCGCGATTGCCGCGGCGCCTGCCGTCGCGACCCCGCCCGAGGGAGAGGTCGAACGGACCGATCTGGCCGAGGGCACCACGACCGCACCCATCTGGATCGTTACCGCCGGGCAGCCGACCACACTGACCGTCCAGAGCCTCGTGCTCAAGCCCGGGGCGAGTAGTGGTTGGCATGCCCATCCCGGGCCCGAGCACTCCGTCGTCAACTCAGGTTCGGTGCTGCTGCGCACCGCACCGGGGTGCGCGCCGGTGACCTACGGGCCGAAAGAGTCGGTGTTCATTCCGGCGGGCACGCCGCACGAGGTGGTCAACCAGGCAACCGAGGACGCCGAGGTACTCGTGACGTACACCCTGCCGGCAAATGTCGCGGCCCGCGACGACGCTCCCGCGATGTGTCCTTAG
- a CDS encoding ABC transporter permease produces MTDIAEPVTVAGPVPATGHSPWYLAWTRLRRNKVALIGGGMFILIVLFCLAAPLWAEHVAHTMPNENHITDQVLIDGVETYVVSPDGTPIGPGLHGRYLLGADQNGRDVMVRLMYGGRTSIYIGLTAALVTTVLAVIIGLLAGFYRGWIDTVLSRAMDVVWAFPVLLLGIALGTALALGGFKLGFIHVAGDSLWIPILIIGCVYVPYMARPIRGEVLALRQKEFVEAAIAMGKGPFRIMVSELLPNIVSTIIVFFTLNIANNMLLESALSFLGAGVRPPNASWGTMIADGYQTIYTAPHLTIVPGLMIVVTVLSLNVFGDGLREALDPKAKIRLEH; encoded by the coding sequence ATGACCGACATAGCTGAACCTGTCACGGTGGCCGGGCCCGTCCCGGCCACCGGCCACAGTCCCTGGTATCTGGCCTGGACGCGGCTGCGCCGCAACAAGGTTGCGCTCATCGGTGGTGGGATGTTCATCCTCATCGTGTTGTTCTGCCTGGCGGCCCCGCTGTGGGCCGAGCACGTGGCACACACGATGCCGAACGAGAACCACATCACCGATCAGGTGCTCATCGACGGCGTGGAGACCTACGTCGTCTCGCCGGACGGCACCCCGATCGGCCCCGGCCTGCACGGCCGGTACCTGCTCGGTGCCGATCAGAACGGCCGCGACGTGATGGTGCGGTTGATGTACGGCGGCCGCACCTCGATCTACATCGGTCTCACCGCGGCTCTGGTGACCACGGTGCTCGCAGTGATCATCGGGCTGCTGGCCGGCTTCTACCGCGGCTGGATCGACACCGTGCTGTCGCGCGCCATGGATGTGGTGTGGGCCTTCCCGGTGCTGCTCCTCGGTATCGCGCTGGGCACCGCGCTGGCGCTCGGCGGGTTCAAGCTCGGGTTCATCCACGTGGCCGGTGACTCGCTGTGGATACCGATCCTCATCATCGGCTGTGTCTACGTCCCCTACATGGCACGGCCGATCCGTGGCGAGGTACTGGCGTTGCGGCAGAAGGAATTCGTCGAGGCGGCGATCGCCATGGGCAAGGGGCCTTTCCGGATCATGGTCTCGGAGCTGCTGCCCAACATCGTCTCGACGATCATCGTGTTCTTCACGTTGAACATCGCCAACAACATGCTGCTGGAATCGGCCCTGTCGTTCCTCGGTGCGGGCGTCCGCCCGCCGAACGCCTCATGGGGCACGATGATCGCCGACGGATACCAGACCATCTACACCGCACCGCATCTGACGATCGTGCCCGGCCTGATGATCGTCGTCACGGTGCTGTCGCTCAACGTCTTCGGTGACGGGCTGCGTGAGGCGCTCGATCCCAAGGCCAAGATCCGGTTGGAGCACTAG
- a CDS encoding FAD-dependent oxidoreductase, with amino-acid sequence MTAATSLWLADRAERPTPPYLDETNCSADVVVVGAGITGLITAVLLARAGKDVLVLEAYTAGAGTTGNTTAKISLLEGTKMSKILRKHGAKVAGQYVQGNLEGLEWLAGYCESNGLSLQREDAFTYAQSEKGVSSARAEYDACREVGLDVEWVEDADVPFPFAGGVRLPDQAQFDPMPLLDSLVVELGERNGRLVEGTRVQRVSQGSAGLTLHVRTNSGTELDVRAGQCVLATGIPILDRGGFFARLSPHRSYCMAFRVPGAVTRGMYISTDSPTRSVRYAPTADGDRLIVGGAGHTVGRRPHPSDDVDELASWAKVHWPGAIQTHYWSAQDYTPVDDLPYVGPLLPGNEKIFVATGFDKWGMTNGTAAALALSSRILGGRMDWAQAFDSWSPHELSGIPTAVKINLEVGFNMAKGWVTPSLRMGDRVPDGGGVVTGPPWHMTACSVVDGVERRVSPLCPHLGGIVSWNDSDQAWECPLHGSRFAPDGTLLQGPATRDLTPAP; translated from the coding sequence ATGACCGCCGCAACATCGCTGTGGCTCGCCGACCGTGCCGAGCGACCCACACCGCCGTACCTGGATGAAACGAACTGCTCTGCCGATGTCGTCGTGGTCGGGGCGGGTATCACCGGGCTGATCACGGCTGTGCTGCTCGCACGTGCCGGTAAGGACGTGTTGGTGCTGGAGGCGTACACGGCCGGCGCCGGGACCACCGGCAACACCACCGCCAAGATCAGCCTGCTGGAGGGCACCAAGATGTCGAAGATCCTGCGCAAGCACGGCGCGAAGGTCGCCGGGCAGTACGTGCAGGGCAACCTCGAGGGCCTGGAGTGGCTGGCCGGGTACTGCGAGTCGAACGGCCTGTCGCTGCAGCGCGAGGACGCCTTCACGTACGCGCAATCCGAGAAGGGCGTCTCATCGGCGCGCGCCGAGTACGACGCGTGCCGCGAGGTCGGACTCGATGTGGAGTGGGTCGAGGACGCCGACGTTCCGTTCCCGTTCGCCGGCGGCGTGCGGCTACCCGATCAGGCGCAGTTCGATCCGATGCCGCTGCTGGACAGCCTCGTCGTGGAGCTCGGCGAGCGCAACGGCAGGCTCGTGGAGGGCACGCGCGTGCAGCGGGTGTCCCAGGGCTCGGCCGGGTTGACCCTTCATGTGCGTACCAACAGCGGAACCGAACTGGACGTCAGGGCCGGACAGTGCGTACTCGCCACGGGCATACCGATTCTCGACCGCGGCGGCTTCTTCGCGCGGTTGTCACCGCACCGCTCGTACTGCATGGCGTTCCGGGTTCCTGGCGCGGTGACCCGGGGCATGTACATCTCGACCGATTCCCCCACAAGGTCGGTGCGTTATGCGCCCACCGCGGACGGCGACCGTCTCATCGTCGGCGGCGCCGGGCACACGGTGGGCCGGCGCCCGCATCCCTCCGACGACGTCGACGAACTCGCGTCGTGGGCCAAGGTGCACTGGCCGGGCGCGATCCAGACGCACTACTGGTCGGCGCAGGACTACACCCCCGTCGACGACCTTCCCTACGTCGGTCCGCTGCTTCCCGGCAACGAGAAGATCTTCGTGGCAACCGGATTCGACAAATGGGGCATGACCAACGGCACCGCGGCGGCACTCGCGCTCTCCAGCCGGATCCTGGGCGGCCGGATGGACTGGGCGCAGGCCTTCGACAGCTGGAGCCCGCATGAACTGTCGGGGATCCCGACCGCGGTGAAGATCAACCTCGAAGTGGGGTTCAACATGGCCAAGGGCTGGGTGACCCCGAGCCTGCGCATGGGTGACCGGGTCCCCGACGGCGGCGGTGTGGTGACGGGCCCGCCGTGGCACATGACGGCCTGCAGCGTCGTCGACGGCGTCGAACGCCGCGTGTCGCCGCTGTGCCCGCACCTCGGCGGCATCGTCTCGTGGAATGATTCCGATCAGGCGTGGGAGTGCCCGTTGCACGGATCGCGGTTCGCCCCCGACGGCACGCTGCTGCAGGGACCGGCAACCCGCGACCTCACACCTGCACCATGA
- a CDS encoding ABC transporter permease, translated as MARFIVRRVLGMIAVLFAISLLVFLIFNVIPNSDPAARIAGKNANPALIARVSHDLGLDQPLPVQYLTMMKQIVTGQLTSYASNRNVADQIWQGLPATMSLCIGAAVLWMTLSIWFGYLSAVHAGRFTDRALTVLSLAGISMPVFWLAAILLYFLSYKLQLFPSSSYVPLAENPLEWAYHLILPWITLAVLFVGFYSRVLRTNMLDVANEDYVRTAKAKGISPRQVRIRHILRNSLIPVITLFGLDFGAVVGGGAILTETVFNINGVGLYAGEAVRTLDLPPLIGVTMYGAFFIVLFNTIVDLAYAYLDPRIRLGEAATV; from the coding sequence ATGGCCCGGTTCATCGTCAGGCGTGTGCTCGGCATGATCGCGGTTCTGTTCGCGATCTCGCTGCTCGTATTCCTGATCTTCAACGTGATACCCAATTCCGATCCGGCCGCGCGGATCGCGGGCAAGAACGCCAACCCCGCACTCATCGCCCGAGTGAGCCACGATCTCGGCCTCGATCAGCCGTTGCCCGTGCAGTACCTCACGATGATGAAGCAGATCGTCACAGGACAGCTGACGTCCTACGCCAGCAATCGCAATGTCGCCGACCAGATCTGGCAGGGCCTGCCCGCCACGATGTCGCTGTGCATCGGTGCGGCCGTGCTGTGGATGACTCTGTCGATCTGGTTCGGCTACCTCAGCGCCGTCCATGCGGGCCGGTTCACCGACCGGGCGCTGACGGTGCTGTCGCTGGCCGGCATCTCGATGCCGGTGTTCTGGCTCGCCGCGATCCTGCTGTACTTCCTCAGCTACAAGCTCCAGCTGTTCCCCTCGAGTAGTTACGTACCGCTGGCCGAGAATCCGCTGGAGTGGGCGTATCACCTGATCCTCCCCTGGATCACGCTGGCGGTGCTGTTCGTCGGGTTCTACAGCCGCGTGTTGCGCACCAACATGCTCGACGTGGCCAACGAGGACTACGTGCGGACCGCGAAGGCCAAGGGCATCAGCCCACGGCAGGTCCGGATCCGGCACATCCTGCGCAACTCGCTGATCCCGGTGATCACGCTGTTCGGACTGGATTTCGGCGCCGTGGTCGGGGGCGGCGCGATCCTGACCGAGACAGTCTTCAACATCAACGGGGTCGGGCTGTACGCGGGCGAAGCGGTACGCACGCTCGATCTGCCGCCGCTGATCGGCGTCACGATGTACGGCGCGTTCTTCATCGTGCTGTTCAACACGATCGTCGACCTGGCGTATGCGTACCTCGATCCACGTATCCGGCTCGGAGAGGCGGCCACAGTATGA
- a CDS encoding ABC transporter ATP-binding protein — MSALLQVTDLKVSFTTDGGVVRAVDGVSFDLKPGEILAVVGESGSGKSVTAQTLIGLTRASNAAIAGAIDFGGRDINTLDDEALREVRGEHIAMVFQDPMTSLNPVYRVGDQIIEMIRAHRDVSKAEARAKAVELLRAVGIPHPERRISDYPHEFSGGMRQRVMIAMALALEPEVLIADEPTTALDVTVQAQILRLVDRLNQERKLAVVLITHDLGVVAEVADRVVVMYAGQIVEDGTLDEIFYDPQHPYTWGLLGSLPRVEDTQRGRLQQIPGHPPSLLNPPSGCRFAARCAHAFDKCSQPPPLADHLGDGHLDRCWLTPEEKRTLR, encoded by the coding sequence ATGAGCGCACTTCTTCAGGTGACCGACCTGAAGGTCAGCTTCACCACCGATGGCGGGGTGGTCCGCGCGGTCGACGGGGTCTCGTTCGACCTGAAACCCGGCGAGATCCTCGCTGTGGTCGGCGAATCCGGTTCGGGTAAGAGCGTAACGGCCCAAACCCTGATCGGGCTGACCCGCGCGTCGAACGCGGCGATCGCCGGTGCGATCGACTTCGGCGGCCGCGACATCAACACGCTCGACGACGAGGCGCTGCGCGAGGTCCGCGGTGAGCACATCGCGATGGTGTTCCAGGACCCCATGACATCGCTGAACCCGGTGTACCGGGTCGGTGACCAGATCATCGAGATGATCCGTGCCCACCGTGACGTATCCAAGGCCGAGGCGCGCGCCAAGGCCGTCGAACTGCTTCGCGCGGTGGGCATTCCACACCCGGAGCGGCGGATCTCGGACTATCCGCACGAGTTCTCCGGCGGTATGCGCCAACGCGTCATGATCGCCATGGCACTCGCGCTCGAACCCGAGGTGTTGATCGCCGACGAGCCGACCACCGCACTCGACGTCACGGTCCAGGCCCAGATCCTGCGCCTGGTCGACCGGCTCAACCAGGAGCGGAAACTGGCGGTGGTCCTCATCACCCACGATCTCGGTGTGGTGGCCGAGGTCGCCGACCGCGTGGTGGTGATGTACGCCGGGCAGATCGTCGAGGACGGCACGCTCGACGAGATTTTCTACGATCCGCAACACCCCTACACGTGGGGCCTGCTCGGGTCGCTGCCGCGGGTCGAGGACACACAACGGGGACGCCTGCAACAGATCCCGGGGCACCCGCCGTCACTGCTGAACCCGCCGAGCGGATGCCGGTTCGCGGCGCGTTGCGCGCATGCGTTCGACAAGTGCTCACAGCCACCGCCGTTGGCGGACCACTTGGGTGACGGACATCTGGATCGCTGCTGGCTCACGCCGGAGGAGAAGAGGACGCTGCGGTGA
- a CDS encoding ABC transporter substrate-binding protein, whose translation MIAGRKVLTIASVTAVAVLGVAACGGGGGSGGAAKEGGEVNVTMTSFPDYVDPQLSYTVEGWEVMYNTYVPLLTYKHVKGEEGTEVVPGLAKDMPEVSPDGKTYKLALRPNMKYADGTPIKASDFTHAIQRLFKADSGGSVFYGIIAGANDYAEGKADTISGIQTNDDTGDITINLTDANGTFDSLLGLPFSAPVPPSTPLDSDATNNPPPGSGPFTITSVDAPHTLTMERNPQFQTVKDAGADEVADAHVDKIIVTQNKSNSAQVTDIEQNKTDFMHDPPDADRLPEVKARFGDRFRLEDSINTYYFWMNTQKAPFDDVRVRQAVNYAIDPEALNRVFGGRLHPTQQILPPGMPGYEEFKLYPGPDLNKAKQLIAEANPADRDITVWTDDEPDRKRIGEYYHDVLTQLGFNATLKVIAGDVYWTTIGNQTTPDLDTGFADWFQDFPHPDDFFRPLINGKSILPTNGNNYSRVNIPELDAKMNELLTQQLTDETKKGYADLDRAYMEQAVWAPYGNEQLATFLSDRMDFDRSYHHLLFNQDFTSFALK comes from the coding sequence ATGATCGCTGGGCGCAAAGTTCTGACCATCGCCAGTGTCACCGCCGTTGCCGTGTTGGGCGTCGCCGCCTGCGGGGGCGGCGGAGGAAGTGGCGGTGCGGCCAAAGAGGGCGGGGAGGTCAACGTCACCATGACGTCGTTCCCCGACTACGTCGACCCGCAGCTCTCCTACACGGTGGAGGGTTGGGAGGTCATGTACAACACCTACGTCCCACTGCTGACGTACAAGCACGTCAAGGGCGAAGAGGGCACCGAGGTGGTGCCCGGACTCGCGAAGGACATGCCCGAGGTGTCCCCCGACGGCAAGACCTACAAACTGGCGCTGCGGCCGAACATGAAGTACGCCGACGGAACCCCGATCAAGGCATCGGATTTCACCCACGCGATCCAGCGGTTGTTCAAGGCCGACTCAGGTGGCTCGGTGTTCTACGGCATCATCGCGGGCGCCAACGACTACGCGGAAGGCAAGGCCGACACCATCAGTGGCATCCAGACCAATGATGACACCGGTGACATAACCATCAACCTGACCGATGCGAACGGCACGTTCGACAGCCTGCTCGGTCTTCCGTTCTCGGCACCGGTCCCGCCGTCCACACCGCTGGACTCCGACGCCACCAACAACCCCCCACCTGGCAGTGGACCGTTCACGATCACGAGTGTCGATGCGCCGCATACGTTGACGATGGAGCGCAACCCGCAATTCCAGACCGTCAAGGACGCGGGCGCCGACGAGGTGGCCGACGCGCACGTCGACAAGATCATCGTCACGCAGAACAAGAGCAACAGCGCGCAGGTCACCGACATCGAACAGAACAAGACCGACTTCATGCACGACCCGCCGGACGCCGACCGGTTGCCGGAGGTCAAGGCGCGGTTCGGTGATCGGTTCCGGCTCGAGGACTCGATCAACACCTACTACTTCTGGATGAACACGCAGAAGGCCCCGTTCGACGACGTCCGCGTGCGTCAGGCCGTGAACTACGCGATCGACCCGGAGGCGCTCAACCGGGTGTTCGGCGGCCGCCTGCACCCCACGCAGCAGATCCTGCCGCCCGGTATGCCCGGCTACGAGGAGTTCAAGCTGTACCCGGGACCCGATCTCAACAAGGCCAAACAGCTGATCGCCGAGGCAAACCCGGCCGACCGCGACATCACCGTGTGGACCGATGACGAGCCCGACCGCAAGCGCATCGGCGAGTACTACCACGATGTGCTCACCCAGTTGGGATTCAACGCGACGCTGAAAGTCATCGCCGGCGACGTGTACTGGACCACCATCGGCAATCAGACGACGCCCGATCTCGACACCGGGTTCGCCGACTGGTTCCAGGACTTCCCGCACCCGGACGACTTCTTCCGGCCGCTGATCAACGGGAAGAGCATCCTGCCGACCAACGGCAACAACTACTCCCGGGTGAACATCCCCGAGCTCGACGCCAAGATGAACGAGCTGCTCACGCAGCAGCTCACGGACGAGACCAAGAAGGGTTACGCCGATCTCGACCGGGCCTACATGGAGCAGGCCGTCTGGGCGCCGTACGGCAACGAACAACTCGCGACGTTCCTGTCCGATCGGATGGACTTCGACAGGAGCTACCACCACCTGTTGTTCAACCAGGACTTCACGTCGTTCGCGCTCAAATGA